GTTACCGTTTTAGAATATCATGTGAAGACTGAAGTTTATATTTTGTATGCCCACATGTATCAGTCACTTCATGGGTAGTATACACATGATTCAGAATCTAGAGGTCTTTTCACACCAACAATTGATTGATTTATCCCCGAGTGCGTTGCATTAGAGTTCCAGTCGATGGTTCCCTTGACTGCATCAGTTTCATCATCTGAGAAACAATGGTATAAGAGTTAGAGATACAGCTTCAGCTAATAAAGCCTACTAAGTACTAGTGGAAAGTATATATAAACAAAATTGCAGCTTGAGGGAAAACTAATTGCACATTTGTATCATCTTCTCTTTCCTCAAAATAAATTCGGAAACTCAGAAGctacttttttttggtacatcggaaataAAACTCAGAAGCTACTAGCTACTAAGAGAAACTTCTCCTCATAATTGATTATATGATTTTAAAGTTAATTgtgaattttcaaacatgcatttCGTGGCATTGGTTTTGAAGAGAAGGGATTAAAGAGAGGCACTCATTGCCTGAAACTGTGGAtagagggagtttggtaaggTGTCTGACACAGTCCTTTAGTGCCTGGAGTTCAGCTTCCTTCTCCTGGAGTTTACATTGAGCCAGGTTTAGTTCAGATTCCAGATCCCCAATCTGATTTTCCTGTTGTTGTATGAGCAACTGACTAAGTTTCTGATTGAGTTCAGATGCCAATATTCCTTGGTATTGATAAGAGTTCAAATTCTTGTCATTTGCTCCATGACAACCTTCATTTGGAACTTCAACCTGCAAAGGAGAAATAAGGGGAAGGGTTATACTATTTTACAGATAAAAAACAGATTactcaaaaaggaaaaggaaaggcaAAGAATTGTGTATTGACAAAGCAAACAATCATCTAAAAGCGGAGGCAAATGAAGACTAGAAGGGCAGTATGTTTGAATCAGTTTCACTTTTCATAATAATCAATTCGAAAACTCATAAGCGACTCAATTACTCATAGAAGCTTTTCACTACTATCGATTTTGGCTTCAAAACCAATTGTAGAAGAGAGTTTCTAAGCATGCATGAACTTAATAAATAGTGTTAACGAGTGAGAGAGAAACAAGAGAGTAGATACCCAAGAAGTTCACCTCATCTAATTTTGGCCTTATCTCTTCATCGTGATTAGTGTCAATAGTACACCCAGGGAGCTTTTGGATTTCAAACTCAAGTTCTGCTTCCAGTTGATCCATTTCCAGAACCAGGGGACCTGATTCTTCTGTAAGAGCACTACTTCCACATTCACCTTCATCATTTACAGGGAGACTCCAAATTTTGACATCAGTCTCTCTGAGTTCACTATTTGTCTCCTTGAGCATTATTTCCTCATTCCTGTCACTCATTCTTCTAGATTCCATACCAGCATTGCCTACAGAATCTTGATGAGAACGCGGTGATTTTCTTCTTTTGAGCTCAGATTTCAGTTCCTCAACAACTTTTGTTGTTTCAGTTATGGTCTTGTTCAGTTCACTGATCTCTGATTTTCCAGCCATCATACACATCATCCCAAAGCTAACACCCCAACTAAATAAAGAGCCATCTGAAAAATACAACATGAcgttaaacttttttttttatgaagaatAAGGTTAATTCAATTGTAGATTATACATGAAACAGGTTACTAATTTAGCTATGCAAATGGTACATTAGCAAATGGTGCTCAGATTGAAGACTCTACATTTTAAGCTCTAACTTGTCTATCTACCAGATATCCTTAAAAATGAAGATCATAATGTAAGTATGTGAAATTTGTATACCATGATAACAACATGTGACTGTGAGGTATAGTTTCTTAAACATTTTCTAAGTTATATTAGTGAATGGTGCTCAGATTGCAGAGTCTACAGTTTAAGGTGAAAATTTGGCAGTGTTAGATTTCTGACTTCTCACCAGGTATCTTTAAAAAGCAGCAGCTATAATAAgatcaaaaaaattaaaccatGATAGCAGCATGTGACTATGTGAGGTATAGTTTCTTAAACATTCTGCAATGTACCTTTCAGAAGATTACAACTAACAACAATTACATGAGCCAAAACAATTTCTAGCACAAAGACAAGTGCCTGTTTGGATTTGTATTGGGACAATGTGAAAGCACATTCGCCCAATCCAACAAAATGTATTCCGTTGGGTGAATGTGCATTTGAATTGACAATGATGATATGGAACAATATTCCAGCAACTTCATTATTTTCATCATTTATCTTGTACCATTAATTGCGACATATATCTATAGCACATTTGTTACCAAGCTTAACCATCATTCAAATTTGAAGTTCAAAGAGAGGGAAAATAAAAAGCATTTCTATATATAAAAACAGAACAGAATTAAAATTAACCTTTGGAAGAACAAAATGCAGGTTTTCCAGCTATGTTGTTACTGTTGATGGTTTTCCTTCTTCTCTTCCCACGCTTCCTATGCTCCGCAGATCTGAGCTCAACCTTTGCAACTCTGATTCCAGACTTAGACCGTCGGCGATTCTTGGTGGAATTCTTAGGGTTAGAGGAGGATCCATCTTGTGTCAGAGATCGGGAACTAGAAAATGTGAAGATCCCGTTCTCTGTTTCTGGTTGGCATTCGATCAAAGGTTGGTGGCAATTGCTAGTGTTATCGGGGACAGGTTGGGTGTTGGTGGGCTTGAGGAAGTGCTTTGCGGCGAAACTGGTGGATCCTGCTACGGCGGCGGCTAAGAGAAACTGCCACATTGTGGTGGAGAGAGAAAGTGTGAAATAGAAGTGAGatttctgtgtttttcaaaCAGGGGTTGGTTGGTTGGTTTGGTTGAAGTTGAAACATGGAAGTGGTAGCTCCGTAGCTGTAATGAACTTCGATGGTTTTGAATGTTTGGTCTTTTCCATAACGTGCTTTCCCGCTTCTCTCCGTTTTGACTATGGAAAttaaatgtcattttttttttcttagcatTGTTTGTTTGGTTAGAGATAAagggatttggatcctctccatccaACTTCTCTCCATCTCATCTCCATCCAAAATCTGAgccatcgattttaaattttaaacgtgaggattaattcatgttttctctctcttcttaaattgatccaagcctttaaatacaattcattttttctctctcttcttaaattgatccaagcctttaaatttcaaaatcaatggcTCAGATTTGGATGGAGAGAGGATGGAGGGAACAtggatggagaggatccaaacccGAGATAAAGTAAGGAGAGGTAAAATGAGAAGAGATAGTGGATtttagggttaaaaactataaccgtccctgaactttgagcgagatttgaaaaccgtccatcgccggaaaattatctgaaaaccagctcagactttcaaaaacaaattggacCCGTCCCTCCGACCACCATAGCCTCGGCAAGCCGCTTATGTGGCATTCCACGTCAATGAATGAGATgatgtgtattttttttaatttcaaattagatttttaatgattaaaaaacaaaaatattaataaaaacaaaatctcCTTAATCCCTAACCTAAATCCCCAAATACCATCTGCTTCTCATGTGCGTGTTTCTTATCATCTTCTCCTATTAGTGTTTCTCATCTTGTTCTTCTGTTCTtattccttcttctccttcctctactGTAATTGCTCAAATCCTTCCCCTTTTTCTCGCGTTTtgttcttctccttcctcttcgcgtttatcttttcttcttcttcttctttccttctcCCTTTTTTTTCCTGTGTTCTGGTCCTGTTCGTGTtcctatcttcttcttcttcttgggttttgagttttttgcttTGCTTCTTTGATCTGAGGAGTTTTGGGGTGGTGGGAGTAAGGGTGGTCGATTTCTGCTCTGGTGTTGGGTATGAGTTTCTGGGTTGGTGAGGTTGGGGTGGTGGGTTTGTGCTGTGGTGCTTGGGTGTGGTGGTTGTGGGtatgggtttctgggttggtgaggttgggggtggtgggtTTGTGCTGTGGTGCGTGGGTGTGGTGGTTGTGGGTGGTGGGAGTAAGGATGGTCGGTTTCTGCTCTGGTGGTGGGTGTGAGTTTCTGGGTTGGTGaggttgggggtggtgggtTTGTGCTGTGGTGCGTGAGTGTGGTGGTTGTGGGTATGGGTTTCTAGGCTGGTGAGATTGGGGGTGGTGGGTTTGATTGTTGTTTTTATAGTTAATTAGAGATTTAGGGAATCAAATGGGGTTTAGGGTTAATTTGGTGATTTAGGGGGCTTAATTTAGGGTAATTgggttaaataaaaaattacacatatgctcattaattgacgtggaatgCCACATAAGCGACTTGCCGAAGCTATGGTGGCCGGAGGGACGAGtccaatttatttttgaaagtctgaggatggttttcggataattttccggcgagggacggttttcaaatctcgctcaaagtttAGAGACGATTTTATCTATGGTTGGGTATTATAGAAATAGATGAcgtgaaagagagaagataAAGAATGACACGATTCAACTCTTTTGTTGTTTGGTTGAGTAGAGATTGAAAAGAGAGTCTTATTTGTATACAGTGACATTTTTATCCTGCagtataaatattaataaatatcaCATGATAGCGGTTGAGATATAAAATGAGAATGTGATAAAACAtaaagggttaatggtcaaatttgtcccgagtttgattttagtccttcTGACGAAAAATGACGTTAGTTGGCGGTTTTTTTACcgtcactaaacgtcatttttcgtCAGAGGGACtcaaatcaaactcgcttacaaactcaggGACTTGTTTGATCATTAACATAAAATACAAATCTCACACCTACCTTTCTCTTCAAATATCAAAAACTAGAAAGAGCTAAGTGTCTCATCATGATATCTCCACCTCTCTATCGCTCTTTTACCAAAGAATCAACATCAACCCTCTCTACAATTCACTGGACTAGTCTTGACACGCCAAAACAAATGCTCTAGTTTTCCTTCTTCATCTTTCGTGTGCCGCACAATCAATTCAAACCTGACTAATACAGGTAATCTATTGCATTGCGACCATCCAACAAATGTGCTTGCCTTTTCTTACAAGTTTGTTATATATATCCTTTCAAAATCCAACATCTTGGTAACCTCCAAATTGAGTAGAAAATAAGTTGTAGATGTTGGTTGTCCTGATGTCAAACTTAATTAACCTCCACACTATTGAGTGTGTGAGCAATAACCCCCATTCTTCTAGCACCTCATGGTTATGGTCAATAACAAAAACAGCTAAGAGTACATGTTAACATGGACCCGTGATATCACTTCACATCCACATATAAAATAATCACTGACAACTCGGTTTCACTCAGCTTTTGTTTAGGTCGTAACTTTGCCTATAACACACAAATGTTTATTGAAGCGACTCTCCTTTTTTATTTCTACTATTGTGCCTATATGAGCAACCCGCCCAATCTTTCATACCGGTTTTAAAAATCATACTCAACCTCCAAAGCCTACAAAATTAAAGTTCATTAATTACATATGACTCATAGTAAACAATCTAACTTTTATATTAacctaaaatataattttatttaattttataattttatgctaattcattatttaaaattattttataatattaaaatcATATCGTTGTTATTATAGGTctaatctcatttttttttttcaaaaagcaAAAGTTCATTATAATAATATTGATTGTACTGTTTGGATACTTTGTTGCATATTCAGATACCAGTAGGATTTGAACCCTTATCTTATGAAATTTTAATCCATCATCAAATACCATTTAGGCCATCCATATCAATTACTGTTCGGATTCTTGTAACTTCTCCTTTTCTATTATATGAAATTCTTTCTCTTGCAAAATTTTTTTATTGAGAACTAGTCCTTTCAGCATGAACCGGTCAGGGTTCCGattgaaccggccggtccggtccaaTTTTAAGAACATTGCTTGATATACGTTCTACACCACAGCTAGGTTATTGCCCTTTAAGCGGCTCTGCACCTCTCACTGATTCGCGCGCTCGCCACTTACCGCCGCTCGCTTACCGCCGCTTGCTCCGTCGTCGCCGCCGCATCTTTGACGGGGAGAAGAAGGTCGAGCTCGCTCTTACTTGAACCAGAGAGTTGTCAATCTAGTGAGTATTGTTCATGATTACCTGTTTTTGCTTGTTGAATCATGCTAGTTTTATGCTTTGAACTCTGCAATTTGATTGCATAATTTGTAATTGATTGGGTTGGGGTTCTGCTAGTGTTGCTGTCAGATTTTTCGATTGTTAgcaagttttgaatcatgaacATGTGAAACTTTTAGGTAGGTAATTGCTGAAGTTGGTGATTTGGAAATAGATTGATTGAACTCATGGCATGACATTGTACTAGTGAATTGTGATTCAACTGCTAACTCAGATTACTCATTGCGGAAACCCCTACTTGCTTGCTTGCTTTCATTGGCTTCCAATCCAAATGGCCAACGACTCGTTGTTTGCCGGCATTCATTTCGATAGAAAGAAGTTCGGCGCTGATATTGCCAGGTTCCAGGTAACAATATCTCGTTCGTTTCTTCCCATATGCCTTCATTTCATTTCAAAGTGAATGTCGCGTGCTAACAGTTATTCATtgcttgaaaagaaaaaagagaacgCTAACGATTCAGTGAAGATTTGGAGCGTGACTGAAGATGAAAGTGAGAAAACAGAAGATACAGTCAAGGAGAGAGCACCGTCTGTGAAGAAGAGGAAGCGCAAGAGAAACTCTCGCGGTATTCTCATTCTCATGCTTTATATCATGCCATGGCATCCCTTGTATTAATATTCTTTATCTCACTTTTACTTTGTTTCTGTAAATGAATAGAAGAAACGGTTGAAGGGTTTAGTGTGTTTAGAAGTTCAGCACACGAGCCACAGTTGGAATTGAATGATGAAGTCCAACCTGACGATGATGAGTCCATTCGactgaagaaagaaaaaaatagacaaCTTGAGGTTGAGTTCCTTTCTGTTTTGTGCAGTATACAACATAATTCTCCGCGCTATTAAGTTTGTGCAATGATTTCTCATCACTCACTTCCATTTTGGTCTGTTTTCAGCGGGATGCTCTCTTCAGGAAGACACATAACATTCATGTCTCTGGTTATAATGTGCCATCCCCACTTCAAAACTTTGATGAATTGAAATCAAGGTATCTTTTATGAGAATATTACATTATCCTCTGGAAACCACTTATTCTGTATGTCGTTTATTCTGCTTGTTATATTTATAAGAAACAGTTGAAAATCTTTATCAATTCTTTACAGATATAATTGTCCGTCATATTTATTGCGCAATCTCGCAAAACTTGGATTTAGAGAACCAACACCAATCCAACGGCAGGCTATTCCAGTACTTTTACATGTATGGATTACATTCAATATTTTGGTCtttagaaaattatttattGCTGAAATTTTGATCATAATTCATGCCCACTTGATATTTTCACCGAGATAGATGTTATCATAATATTGTTTTCTACTGCTGTTCTCCTTCACTGATTTGGGATAGGGTCGTGAATGCTTTGCTTGTGCCCCAACTGGTTCTGGAAAAACCTTTGCTTTTGTGTGTCCCATGCTTATGAAGCTCAAGGTATTACTTATATTATCTCCAATGGTATTTTCAGTTCCCAACTTTCCATGTCCTTGATCTTATAATCAACTATGTTTTACAGGAACCTTCCAGAGATTGCATTCGGGCTGTTATCCTTTGTCACACCCGTGAATTATCTGCTCAAACATACCGAGAGTGCAAAAAGCTTGCTAAAGGGAAAAATTTTCGTATCAAGTTATTGACGAAACAACTTCTACGAAATGCAGATTTTTCGAAATTTCCATGTGACATACTTATATCCACACCACTTCGATTACGCATGGCTATCCGAAGGAAAAAGGTTGATCTCAGCAGGTGTGTGATGATGGGAATTTCCTATTGATTTAACTATAAAATTCTTGAAATATCAATCAAGTAATCATCACATAACACATATTTCTGGTCCATAGGGAATGCCATTAAATGCTTGTAGAGATGATTTATAGCTGCTCTCTATGTGTCAAGTTTACCGCGGTTTTGTGAAAGTAGACAAATAAACAGTTGATTTTTCAGCTGGCTCACAAACCAGAGACCCAGACGGTTTCAGTTCTGGGCAGTTGCTTTGTGTTAAGGTCACTTAATAGTTAATATAAGTACTAGTTCAGTTGTACAAAGGTATTTCTGAAATAGCATGTACTTTCATACAAGTTGGGAGAGTCCAATGTCTATTAAATATTCCACACAATTATTTGGTAATTGTTTCCTCTTAATTAGGTGTTACCTATTGCAATGATAAAATTGATTGTGTATAACGATTTAAATGGCATGGCCCAACTGCAGTTGATGCAGCTCACTTTAGAGGTAAACTAATTACAATGCTTTAAGCATTACAATATTCTGCAGGATGCTTTGAGCTGTATCTTACATTGTGTCTGTAAGGTCAATAGTTGTCTAGTAGATATGTGATTTATTAAGCAGCCCTTTGcattgatatttttttcattccaaCTATTTTGTGTTCTGCAGAGTTGAGtatcttgtcttggatgaatcCGATAAGTTATTTGAACCTGACTTGTTCAAGCAGATTGATTCTGTTATTAAAGCATGCTCGAATCCCTCAATAATACGCTCCCTGTTCAGTGCCACTTTACCTGATTTTGTTGAAGATAGAGCTCGAGAACTCATGCATGATGCTGTTCGGGTAATTGTTGGCAGGAAGTAAGTTCATTACAAAAATTTACAGAACATGATGCTCCTTAGCATTACCTTAATGCGGTTCTGCTTCATTTAAATgtaaatttgacatttaatgctCTTATATGAATCAGGAATACAGCTTCTGAAACAATAAAGCAAAAATTGGTGTTTACTGGAAGTGAAGAAGGAAAACTTCTGGCAATTCGTCAAAGTTTTGCAGAGGTACGTCTAGCTAAATGGCATTTGTCAGTCTGGTTTTCTTCTGCATCAAGGGCTTGTGTCCCATCCATGACTATACATTAGTCAGAGTAGGTTTGTTTGAAAAGATATCCGAAACATCACtgcaattaattattaatatgtaTTTTCTATTATTATTCTATCTTGTTTGTAGCCTGATGTCATTCTTGCTTATTGTGTGCTGCATATTTATTTCATTGAACATTCTGTTTTTTTCTGTGTTTGGTGTTAACTGAAACATATCGTGAACATAACATGGAATAACGTGGTTGTACTTCACTTTAATATATTTCATATGGcttatcaaataaaaattattgCTGCTACACTTGCATTCCATTGAAACTTGTGGAAGAAGAGATGTAATGTTGTAGTGGTATTTTTTTAGTAGCTGGTCTTTGTTAACCAACCTTTTATTTTGCCTGCAATATCTTGTAGAGTCTAAATCCTCCAGTTTTGGTCTTTCTCCAAAGCAAGGAACGAGCCAAGGAGCTGTATGGTGAACTTGCATTTGACAACATTAGAGTTGATGTCATCCATTCTGATTTGTCTCAAGAAGAGGTAGCTTTCAACCCCTTTAAAAGAACTAAAGTTTcttattggagaatttgaagaAAATCTTAAACATTTCTCACTTCCCTCTAGAAAGCTCCAAAATAAAAAGGGAAACCCATGATGCAGCCAAGATCTGGTCCCTACTAGTTGTAGGGTGAAGATGTCAAATAATGATATTGCTATTGGcaacaatttttaattttttttttgtacttgGCTATTCTACTCATCATTATCATAGTTTGTGACAAACCTGTTTTAATATTCAATTCACAATTCCTGTTATCATCACCAATAATACTCTAGTACTAAAACATGTTAATCTAGTAGTTATTCTGATTTCAACTATGCTAATCTATTGAATTGTATGCAGCGAGAAAATGCTATTGATAACTTCAGAGCTGGAAAGACATGGGTTTTGATTGCTACTGACGTGGTTGCCCGTGGCATGGATTTCAAAGctgtcaactgtgtgatcaattATGATTTCCCAGATTCTGCTTCTGCATATATCCACAGAATTGGTAGGTTCCATGATATTAAACTATTATTGTttttacatttgaaaagaaatatTGAAGGGGATTATAGTTTGTCTAATTCTTTCATGGAGCCTTTTTTGTAAATTATTATTTGCTTAATTTTTTGCTAAGtagaaaattttgatttttcaatagGTCGTTCTGGCAGAGCTGGGAGGAGTGGAGAAGCGATTACATTTTACACCGAGGAAGACATTCCCTTCCTGCGGAATGTATCTAATCTTATGGCTTCATCAGGCTGCGAAGTTCCATCCTGGTTAATGGAGTTGCAAAAAAAGAAGTGGAGGAGACATCGGCCAAAAAGAGATTCAATCTCTACCTAACCAGATATTTAAGCCTATGACCCCAGCAGAAAATGGGAACAAATTCTTAACCTTGAAATTTCTCTAGTAAACTCTCTCTATACGCCAGTAAACTGTGTTAAATAAGATATTTTGTTTCCCCCTTCCAAAACAATAGTAAATTTTAGCATGATGAGAAAGGTAAATCATGTTTTAGGCCATAGAGCAATGGGGTTGCGGGCAGTGTTCCCTGCATAAGTTCAAAGTTTAAACCATGGTGCTTATACACAACATATATCATGATAAATGTTGTCGTATGTAATGGGAAATTTTGTGCCTCGTCTTGTAGTGAACATTGAATTCTTTAATCCCTCGAATATCTTATTTTACCAACTTTAAGAAATTCCTTTTCATTGAACTGATTTTAACATCATATGGAtcgtttttgttttcaaaaattggACCTTCAATTGCCTagtgttgattttttttcctccttTCATCATCGAAAGTCATTATTCTGTAGCCTTATGGTGAATGTGTAAATGTCATGGCTTTATTGGAGGGCCAGCATTGTTTAAAACATATGCCGTTTAGTATAAGTAGAAGCAATAATAAGCAATAGTTTGAGTTAGATAATTATTCAGCGatggtgaatttttttttgcacaaacattaaatcaattttttctaatttaacATTTGAATATAAGAaacgaccaaaaaaaaagagatgatTAGGTGTATGTGTAAACATTTATGCACTTTTAGTGCTTATAAATTAAACCCTTGGGTTATTGGTTTTTGACGCATgtaattagttaaaattaagTACTAGTTTGAAGCCCAAACAATTCTCTTCTaataaataaaggaaaaataagTATAAACATTTTATATTTGTCAATTCAAGTAATTGAAAAAATCATACTAGTGATGAGTGAGTATTCTCTAATAAAAAACGGATTAAATGTAGATAATGGGGGTTTAAAAAGTTCTTATTTAGTCCACATGTTGGACAATCTTTCAAAAATGTATAAAATGATTAATTAGCATAATTGATGCCAAATTTGGAAATGTAAGGCAGTCTTAAGCAACCAGTTGCCATGGAGCCATGAAATTTGAAACAGATAGTtctagaacagagaaacacaGATGCCTAAAAATCAgacatgaaaaagaaaaaacaccaATTACTAAAACACAGTTGATTAATGATGAGATTTTACATTTTGGTGTATTAAGAGTGTCTCTAACAAATGGAGTAAGTACTCAACAAAATTTCTTACAGTGCATTAAAATGATTTGGAGTTCTAACTTTAATCAGTTTAGTTCGTTTTCTTACCCTGTGTTCAAGCACATGTTTTAGCTACATATGGAAGGTAACTGTACCATAAACTGCTCAACCGTCATTTGGTTGTCTATCAAACACACTGTCTCATAAGATACATGATCCAATGGTTGTATTCTAAATCCCATACAAAGGTATCCTCTTCTTCCCATTATATTTGATTACCTTTTATATGAATTTCATGAATCGTGGAGAATCCTTCTTATCCCACCAGGTTACAGTTGCTTAAAGTTTGGATTATGCAATATGTTgtaacatcatatgcaaaatTTCTATCAGATGGAATTCAAAGAACATAACTCTGAAGAAAAGGATCCCAGATAATCAACACCAGCAGGGTTGCACCATCTGGTGAGTCAATCAGCAGGCTGTTTTATGGCACCAAATTGGTGAAGTCGAACCAGTTTTCACCCGTTGTATTGCATATCAGATGGTCATGTGGCTGGTTACCAGTCAAAGTGATCTAACCGGACGGTCCAAACCGAGTCTTAAATCAATACCAACAGCAACAGCAGATGAGTGTCTTTGCTTAACTGGAGCCTGGATCCCCTTTTGTTGCAGAACAGTGTGGCTCCAATGCCACATTACCAACGGACTACCTAGTACCTACCAAATGCTGATGCGGATGCCTAACCTCTGAGCAGGATCATAGCCATCATCAAGCACCTGTGACCATAACTCTTCAAGCATTGTTTAGATTTTGTCCCTTTGTGGATGTGAACAGTCTTCTGAGAAGAACACATGGATCTTATGACTTGTCCTTAACTTCTATCCAACTTTGACCAGGAAGCTTTTGTACACCCATCTGTTTCATCACCTTCCTTAGTTTGGCAACATCTTCCCAATTGCCGGCGGAAGCATGTATACTAGAAAGTAGCACCAGTGCAGCAGAATTAGATGGATCaagttttaa
This is a stretch of genomic DNA from Lotus japonicus ecotype B-129 chromosome 1, LjGifu_v1.2. It encodes these proteins:
- the LOC130730371 gene encoding uncharacterized protein LOC130730371, translating into MWQFLLAAAVAGSTSFAAKHFLKPTNTQPVPDNTSNCHQPLIECQPETENGIFTFSSSRSLTQDGSSSNPKNSTKNRRRSKSGIRVAKVELRSAEHRKRGKRRRKTINSNNIAGKPAFCSSKDGSLFSWGVSFGMMCMMAGKSEISELNKTITETTKVVEELKSELKRRKSPRSHQDSVGNAGMESRRMSDRNEEIMLKETNSELRETDVKIWSLPVNDEGECGSSALTEESGPLVLEMDQLEAELEFEIQKLPGCTIDTNHDEEIRPKLDEVEVPNEGCHGANDKNLNSYQYQGILASELNQKLSQLLIQQQENQIGDLESELNLAQCKLQEKEAELQALKDCVRHLTKLPLSTVSDDETDAVKGTIDWNSNATHSGINQSIVGVKRPLDSESCVYYP
- the LOC130730370 gene encoding DEAD-box ATP-dependent RNA helicase 57, whose translation is MANDSLFAGIHFDRKKFGADIARFQKKENANDSVKIWSVTEDESEKTEDTVKERAPSVKKRKRKRNSREETVEGFSVFRSSAHEPQLELNDEVQPDDDESIRLKKEKNRQLERDALFRKTHNIHVSGYNVPSPLQNFDELKSRYNCPSYLLRNLAKLGFREPTPIQRQAIPVLLHGRECFACAPTGSGKTFAFVCPMLMKLKEPSRDCIRAVILCHTRELSAQTYRECKKLAKGKNFRIKLLTKQLLRNADFSKFPCDILISTPLRLRMAIRRKKVDLSRVEYLVLDESDKLFEPDLFKQIDSVIKACSNPSIIRSLFSATLPDFVEDRARELMHDAVRVIVGRKNTASETIKQKLVFTGSEEGKLLAIRQSFAESLNPPVLVFLQSKERAKELYGELAFDNIRVDVIHSDLSQEERENAIDNFRAGKTWVLIATDVVARGMDFKAVNCVINYDFPDSASAYIHRIGRSGRAGRSGEAITFYTEEDIPFLRNVSNLMASSGCEVPSWLMELQKKKWRRHRPKRDSIST